GATCGGAGGTCAATGACGCTAAATCCGATGAGTTCAGGGCGCTCCACCGGCCTTTGAACACGTTGTCGGAGACCACAATCCTGTGCTTGAACTTGTGTAAGAAATGATCTCCACCGGTCGCTTCTTCTAGAATTGACAGCTTTTCCTTCTCCTTCGTGCTCCTGTCCATGTTCCGGAAGCTAGTTCCGATCCCGAATCTTGATGACCCGCGGTGTTCGGCATCATGGTTGCGCTCCCGCTCGACGAACAGCTCGAGTTCACGTCCGCTGGTCTCGTGCCGACCGGAGGCAAACAAGAACCTGGAGCTGGTGGAGTACGCGAACCGGGCGACGTCCACGGCGGTGACCTTGCACCGGCATAGCGGGCAGCTAGAGTGGCCCTCGAGCCAGCGATCGACACAGTCGATGTGGAACGCGTGCTTGCACTTAGGCAGCAGGCGGAGGACCTCATCGCCGTCGAATTTGGATATGCAGACGGCGCATTCGAGGCCGTCGCGGACGCCGCGGAGCGACGCGAAGCGGAAGAAGGGGAGCGACTCAACGACGGTCCTGTCGATGCCTGACAATTGATGCCGGGTTTGGCGGGTGGGTGCAGGGATGATGCTTTCCGAGGGCATCGACCAACGGCACTTCACGTAC
The DNA window shown above is from Musa acuminata AAA Group cultivar baxijiao chromosome BXJ2-4, Cavendish_Baxijiao_AAA, whole genome shotgun sequence and carries:
- the LOC135611312 gene encoding E3 ubiquitin-protein ligase ATL42-like, whose amino-acid sequence is MPSLDNTPFSLRFVFFLVLLVPATVASAQHADAEFLPSETAKVSFGPSVAIAIGVFATMLSLTVLLLVYVKCRWSMPSESIIPAPTRQTRHQLSGIDRTVVESLPFFRFASLRGVRDGLECAVCISKFDGDEVLRLLPKCKHAFHIDCVDRWLEGHSSCPLCRCKVTAVDVARFAYSTSSRFLFASGRHETSGRELELFVERERNHDAEHRGSSRFGIGTSFRNMDRSTKEKEKLSILEEATGGDHFLHKFKHRIVVSDNVFKGRWSALNSSDLASLTSDLLSITLNERFALLGLNEQTTGEEKIFVDGKETTEENSLLKAKVNQIGALTSATNPNIPSPSNDNGNLISPASRASISSANRSMSDITNLSRSRQERDPGNSTSSRDEDEKLRRLWLPIARRTVQCFAGRSDRRLSTATEISNV